The Bdellovibrio bacteriovorus W nucleotide sequence GTCCTGAGTTCTAGAGCCGATAAATCTGGCCATGGGAATGTTAGATAGATACAAAAAAAAGGGCGGCTTCTCGCAATTACTTCAACTCCTAGAGACTTCACCACTGACCAAGCGCGAACAGTTCTTGGGTTTAATTGGCGGAGAGAGTCCTGCATGGGAAGAAGCTTTACGTAAGCGTATTTTAACTATTGATCGCGTTTATGCTTGGGACGGGCAGTATCTCGTAGAGATCTTTTCCCGAGTCCAACCTCTGACCTTAGCTAATGCTTTGCATGGTTCCGAGGAGGCAAAGGTTGATGGGCTTTTATCTTGCCTGCCACCAATTTCAAAAAGAAAAATCACGGATATGCTTGCAGAGTTGAATCCTACTCCGGCAGAGAAATCTACGTGTATTTCTAAGCTACTTTCTGAAGTTCGTGGCTTTATTGCTCAAGGAATTTTGAGACTAGAAAAAATTGATCCAGAGCTTTCTGTTCCGGAAAATATTGAAGAGACTTTAAGTATGGGAGGATTTTCAACAGTATTCTCTACAGAGCCTGAGTATCTCAAGGAAACTCCTGTGACGACGTCGGGATCAGATCCCGCAGTTCAACAAGAGATGGATTTTTTAAAGCGTAAAATGAATCAGCTTATTTCAGAGATCAATGCTTTGAAGCACGAGAATATGGTTTTAAAAGATAAGCTCACGCAAATTCGTAAGATCGCATAGATTCAACTTCAGACACTGATTTATAAAAACATAAGTCAGTGTCGAGTTTCTGATTCAAACTGACTGTCTCATATAGAGATGTTCGCAAAAAGTCTTCTTCTTTTGTCAACACTCTAGACACTCAAAAAATATTCTAAACCGCCATTGGATCTTCGTCGATAGAGGCCTCATAGTACGTGAGGTAGAAATGTCATCGAGAGTTTTAGACTTCGTTGTTGGCGCTAGTTTATTATTTGCAACATCTTTTGTTTCGATTTCGAAAGCAAACGCTCAAGCATTGAGTGTTGATTTTGAAACACAATTTATCAACGAGTTATCAGCAGAATCTGGAGTTACTCCAGTTTCTACAAAAGGAATCCTCTCTGAAGTTCCAGATGGATTAAGCACCAAAGAAATTGCTCCGCATTGTGATCCTCGTCGCTTCGAAGACAGCGTTGTTGGTAGAGGACTATCAACGGCTCAGTATTTTCAAACAGCTAAGCAATACTTTAAAGCTTGTTCTGGAGAGTTGACTCGTCGGTCGACCACAGGACTTTTGGGACTATTGAAATTTACTAAGTTCGTTTATCCATTCTTTACACATCCACAAGTGAAGTCCTTTATGGTGACTTTGCCCGATGGTTCTAAAATTCCAGGAATCTTAGCTATGAAGCAAGATCCGCGTCCACGTCCATTAGTGATTGTTCGCTGTGGAGTGTTTTGTTCAGCAGCTCAATCTGCATCGACAAAGAGCTATCTAATGCACTTATTTGATCAAAGCCCATTTAACGTTTTGATTTTAGCAAATCAGACGGGGATGGATTATATCTACTATAATCACAAAGTGACATTAGGTGGTTGGTCTGAAGGATATGAGTCTTTAGAAGTTGGCAGATGGATGAAGGAGAAGTGGGAGCACCGTAATCGTGTTTCTAGTATTCACTTTATGGGAATCAGCTTAGGTGGAAATGCAGCCGTTATGGGAGCAGCATTCAATGATTCATACCCATTAGCAAATGGTCAAAAAGTCTTTAACTCTGTGACAGCGATTTGCCCTGTAATCAGCTTAAAGCCCACTTTAGATGACTTATTTAAAGGGCAAATTGTAGGTCGCCTATTCTTTAAGAACTCGAAGGATCACTTTAAAGACGCCAGACAGTATGTACATGATGTGCCAGATCTTTTAACTGATAAAAGATTGCCAGCAAGTCGATTGCAAATGGCTGACTTTATCGGTGAGATCGCTTCTACATCACTTCAGCGTCGTGGAATTGCCAGTACAACTCCAGCATATTTTAGAAGTAATAACTTTTGGAACTTGAAGCAGGAAGTAAAGACCCCAATGATGATCTGGGCTTCAAAAGACGATATCGTGGTCAGTAACAAGATCAATGCACAGGTCATGGAGCATGATGATCTTTATGAAAGATCTCAGAATGTGGGAGTAGTAAATCTTGCTTACGGAAACCATTGTGGCTTTTCTTCAGCCTATGGATTCCAAGCTTCTGCAGCACTTTTAAGAACTTTCGTTTTGAATCATAGCCCAGAGTTTGTACAGAGCTATAATCAGAAACAAGTTATGCCTTGGAGTTTTGGTTTCTCTAAAATTGGAAAGCAATTTGAACACATTGGACAATCTTTTGAGTTCAAAGAAAACTCTGATCAAGTGAAGGTCGTATTTAAAATCTTCAATTGGCAGGGCGGAGATCAGTGTTATCAAGATGGACCTTGGGCAGGAACTAATCAGTGTATTTCGAAAAAGACATACACGGTATCAGTGGCTTCTTTAAAGAAGCTGGGTGCACGAGTTCCAAGAAACTCAACCGAAGCACAGGCGATCACGCGAGAGTTTAATACTAAGGTTGAATTTGTGAATGCTGGTAAGCCAATTAATGGAACGAGCGTTAACGACTTCTCAATGGTTTGGAGA carries:
- a CDS encoding hypothetical protein (COG1536 Flagellar motor switch protein), with protein sequence MGMLDRYKKKGGFSQLLQLLETSPLTKREQFLGLIGGESPAWEEALRKRILTIDRVYAWDGQYLVEIFSRVQPLTLANALHGSEEAKVDGLLSCLPPISKRKITDMLAELNPTPAEKSTCISKLLSEVRGFIAQGILRLEKIDPELSVPENIEETLSMGGFSTVFSTEPEYLKETPVTTSGSDPAVQQEMDFLKRKMNQLISEINALKHENMVLKDKLTQIRKIA